Proteins from a single region of Nomascus leucogenys isolate Asia chromosome 2, Asia_NLE_v1, whole genome shotgun sequence:
- the LOC100603066 gene encoding metallothionein-2 has translation MDPNCSCAAGDCCTCAGSCKCKECKCTSCKKSCCSCCPVGCAKCAQGCICKGASDKCSCCA, from the exons ATGGATCCCAACTGCTCCTGCGCCGCCG GTGACTGTTGCACCTGCGCCGGCTCCTGCAAATGCAAAGAGTGCAAATGCACCTCCTGCAAGAAAA gctgctgctcctgctgccctgtgggcTGTGCCAAGTGTGCCCAGGGCTGCATCTGCAAAGGGGCGTCGGACAAGTGCAGCTGCTGCGCCTGA